The DNA segment TGAGGTAGGGAATATggttcacattttcttctttagtaaGTCTGTACCATCCCAATGGGAGTGTCTCTTAAGAGTTAATTCCTGGATTGAAAGCATTAGCAGTTCATTTCAACCTACTGCCAGGTAATGAGGGTAGTATTCCTCTCTTCTTCAGTCCAGCCTGCACCAGCATCTTAGCTACTGGGtatgctttttctgtcttcactAATGTCTGTATTTGACAGACCTTTCCAATTTTTTGATGTGATTTCAGCTTCCAAACAATTTGCCGAAGAAGTCTTGAAAGCACACAATGACTACAGGAAGAAACATGGAGTTCCCCCTTTAAAACTCTGCAAGAAGTTAAACAGAGGAGCCCAACAGTGAgttcagtctttcttttctctaatgACATTTGTGACACTTTTATCTGTTAGGTTTGACTGtgcatactgaaaaaaaaaatatttgtcttttgaTGTGCTGATATTCAGTGAAGACTTACTGGGTGAGAAGTGAGGGACTTGACTCTTTCAGTTTCCCTACCCAGCTCTTTTGTCCCTTCTTTCTCCATCGTATAGCACTGGCTGGTCACATGGACACTTCTGTGGTCACAACTATATAAATCTTTCTTGCATCCTTTTCCAGACATGGGCTGCATCTGTCTGCACTGGTATGTCTCCACTGCAGAGGGTAGTTGCCTAAAACGTGCTTCATCATCACCTCTGTCACATGAACTGCCATCTGCAGGAGAATAtccactgctgctgaaatagTGAGAATCTAACTCTTTCATGGTAGGGAGTGATGTCTGGTCTAAGATCAATGGAATCAGAAGGAAGTAATTTCAGATCAAATTGCCTATTTCCCTGCCcccaaaagcaaaatcagtATATGTTGTTCTCTAGTCTGTCAGGAAGGACAGATCTTACCTCTTCTCCAGTGCTGTAGACTGCACAACTTCTTGTCAGTCTAATGCACAGTAGATACATCTTTTTGCTGTCTGACTTAAGTCTTCCTTACAGAAATCTGAGTCCAATTCCACTTGTCCTTTTTGCTGTAGATACAACAACcagattatttcctttccttttacagCAATCTTTTCAAAGTAGATTtgaaaatcttcatttttttcaggctgatTCTCACAGTACAAAGGAGATACCTGAAGGAGTAAATGGTGATTAAACTATTCAGAAAATAGATGTCTTTCCATAATAGCTAAATAGTGGCCCGTTTGATCCCTGCAGACATGAGATCTCATCTCCCATTAGGCTTTCTTCCATAACCTCTTCATGCTAGCTGGCTGGGAGCCAGAGAGACTGCAGCCTCTCCAGAAACCGACTTACTGTCCCATCCCAGCGTGGTGCAGCACTGTCACAGAGATGCACCAGCTCCTGCACTCCTAGACCACAGATGTCTGCCAGGTGTTGTGCTGTACAACGCGCCATGAATGTGATATATGGACATGCCCTCTGGCGCAAACAGATCTCattctgtcttgattttttcacatttttttttcttgagtcaTCATGATAACTGGATGTAGTGTTTCTAAGAGATGGAATGCCAATGACTCATCCACATACCTTTGTAATCTGCTGgggttttccttctgttcttcaaagggttggtttgtttctcttttacatGATGCCTCACAACAAGGAAGAGATGCCATTGACTTGTCAATAACACTTGTGTCTCCAAAGTGCTATAGCTGGTTTGAACAAGTCAACTTGTATGAATAGTTCAGATTATTCTGCAAATATGCATTGCTCCACATTTATCTTTAAGTGTGCTGTTGCCTCTGCTGGGTATTTTTAGATCCCTCTGGAATTCCTCACAGTCCTCTCTGGTCTCAGCTGACTTTCCCCATCATGATGAATAACAATAGGAAACCTTTGGTTGTGGTCTGTAACTGAACTTGTAAGAATTAAGACAAATGTTCAGAGACTGGTGAAACTGGTTGATAGCAAGAACCAGAAATGGTTTGATCTGAATAAAATATATGCAATATAAGAAATCTCATATTTGCCAAGACAAATTTTGTATAATCTTAAATTCAGAGAACTTCACCCTTACAACACTACCTTCAGGTGTATCTGATATCTTCGTTGGTATATATTTAGCATACCTCTGGGTACTTCCCTGTGCTTCTCTATCTGTGTTGAAAATGGTCTGTTTCCTAGTATTTTCAGTTCCAATAATTGTGACAAGTTAGATGAACTGATTATTGGATCCCTGCTTTAGCATGAGTCACCCTCAGCAGGTGTCTTTATCTCTGACTGTAATGAAGCATAGGGTGATGATCTCAGATGCAAATCCCATGCTTTCAACTGCCTGAGCTAGAGTGAATTAATCACCCTTTGTCCCAAGTCCTTGGCAACTTTGTCCATGTGTGGTGTGTACTTTGTTCTAGTCTTACCTCTTGCTTGGGATGTAGGAATGcttgaagagaaaaattacaagACTGTAGTGATATATGGCATGAAGGAACATCTAGAGAACCTCTAGTCCAGGGTCTAGCAGACTAACAAGTTTTCATGTATTCTAAACTAATGGAGGCAGCTAAATACTTTGTTTTGGTGGGAGGATTAGGACAGAAGGAAATGAGAACCTAATGACTAAAATACTAACTTGGGCCAAAATGTTCAGCTGGACAATTTCCTAACTCTGGCAGATGCCAGTAATTAACGATTAGGGAAGATGTAGCAGGACAAAACAAATATGGTGGTCCTTCCACCATTATCTTCTGGAAATTACAGATTTCTCCTGGAAATTACAGTTTTCCTAAGTAGTAGGTTGTATCATctttgttgttgggttttggggtttttttaataagccCTAAaggttacacacacacacacattgtaAATTTGTCTAGCTCTTTTTCAAACTCACATGTGCTTTGGTGTCTGCACCATCCTTCAGTGATGACTTCTGCACCACAGTGTGGAAAAGTGCTTTGTCTTACTTGACTTTTAAATCTATGACCTGATGATTCTATGTGTTGCCTCCTATTCCTTGTGCCATGAGAAATAACAAATGGTCTTTCCAATTTCATTGTCTTGGTACTGAAGCCTTTCCAATATTGAATAAAGAGAATAGTTGTTTTACACATGATGTTCTTCTTAACCCTATTGTCATAAGATAATAAAATACAGCCCACACTCTCACACATGTCAGCTTCCATAGAAACAGGGCTGCTTATCCCTGTGTTGGTGCACACAGTTGTTGCCTCAGATTCTCTGTGTGGTCCTATCCTCTTCTGTACTGTTGCTTGGCACATTGCTCTTGTTTTGCATTtggcttgttttcatttctaaatgtaGGGGGTTTTACACTTGCTTTCAACCCCCACTTCAGTCTTTCTTCCATCTCACTGAGAATATTTAAGTTACTCCCATGAGGGACCTAGAAATGTCAGGAGGTGACACCTGTAGCAATTGCTGCAGGTACTTCCCtttccaccagcagctgcagctaaGTGTGGCCAGTGGATTTCCAGGTGCTAGGCAGGACATGGTGGTGGAAAATATGCCCTTTGATTTCTTCTAAGCCCTTCTCAGCAGTAACACAGATGCTCATGGAAGACAGGGAAAATAGCCTCCAGGCCTTCCGTTAGCCTAAATCCTAAATCTTTGTAAGCTTAAAGCATCCCTGGCTTAAGGGCGTTGCACCTGAGTAACTTGACTTAAACCATCATCTCACAGCAAAATTCCTTGCTTgcatctcctcctcttcctcctgctcctccttctctctgctCGTGGTGGCTGTGGTCCATGGCTCAATGTGTGGATTCCTTTGCTAGGTATGCAGAAGAACTGGCTACCACGAGGGTCCTTAAACACAGCTCCGAATCTGCTAATGGAAAATATGGAGAAAACCTAGCATGGGCATCCTATGACCAAACAGGTAAGCGTTCTTCTCTTGCTGTCTCACAGACACTGGATAAATCGCTTGCCTTGTGTACTTTGGGCTCAGAGCATCTGGTTGCAAGAGTACTCCTCCAAAAATGCAtctgccacagcccagcccaggctcccAGGGTACAGGATGATGGTTTGCAGTCACCTACATGTACTGAGAGCAAGAAGCACGTGTAGGCACAGAGGGGCTAAGGGACTGTGGTAGTGTCCTGTGTCCCTTTGGAGGTGGGACTTGGCAGCTAGGCTGCTTCATATGTCCCTGCTGTGGAGCTGTCTTGAATGTTACTTGTACATCCAcggaaggagagaaggaagccGTCAACCCCCCCGAACTTCGCCTTTATTCTTAGTTTGTCCAGCTGAAGAGAAGGCTGACCACAGGCCAGCTATGGTGAGGAAAGTGGAAAAATGGCCATTGCATGCTACACAGCAGTTCAGTGGTGGGGGCAAAACCAGGAGGTGGACACCAATGTGGCAGAGGCTAATTAATGTGTTAGCCATCTAGCCACTTCCGCACTGTCAGCAAACAGTCTCTGAGCCCTTTTCATGCCTTcatttttgaagacaaaaatactCCATATATTTTCTGATCGTAAATGTAACACGTAATTGGCAGCCTTTGGTTtgggtgctggaggagctgaaTTTTGGCCGGGCTGACAGCCTGCAGGGAGTCCTCAACTGGAGCCATGTTCAGCAGgttcttccctcctgccttctgcAGTGGGCAGGGCTCATGCCTTAGCCTGCTGAGACAGCAGGTGGGATGTATTAAAAGTGACCACTTGCTTTCTTTATTCCCATCTACCCCTGGAATTTCCAGCACAGCCTCAGGGAGACAGAAGCTCATTTCTACAGGCTGGAGGCCCTGTAGGAAGGACCTAGAAATTTTAGTAAGTGAGTTTTAGACCCAGGGATGCTGCTCGGTTCCTCTGCAAGTGCTAACTCTATTTCTCAGTAGGTactttttcatgctgaaaaagaaacccagggtggaaaaatacaatttgatCTACTCATATTTGGCATTCTGTCCATTGCAAGAGTCTGAGGCAAGGGTTCAGAGCAGCATGGGAAAACCCAGATGTATGGCAAAGTTTGCATAGCAGCTATGACTCACTGAGCTTACTTCTTCCTTCTTGTTTGTGTTAATGGCCTGTGCTCCTTTCCCTGTAAAGTCACAGAGTTCCCACTTAGGgagctggaaacaaaacacatgaATTTTTCCCTAAATTATATAATGCCTGTCTCTTTCTGGatcccatttgttttcttcagtgcatGGTTTCCATACATAACTTTCCAGTTTTAAGCaattcttttgttatttttttatccaCAGGACTGAATGTCTTGCTGAGAAAATTAAGCTACATCCTCTTCTGTTCTGTAAAACACTTCTACATTTCCTATGTAGCAGGATCATTCAAAGTACCGGAATGAGAAAACTAGTTCTTCAAAGAAAGTTATTCTCTGGTCTGGGTTTAGTCTTCATCTCTGTGGAGCTGGTtcattcttcctcttcttctcaTATAGCTCCCTTTGGATAGTTAATTTGTACCCTGCTCAATGAGGCTGAAATTTGTATTAAGGCATCCATTCAAGGGCTTAACAAAGGCAGGCAGTATCTTCTGGTTTCTTTCCCAGATAAAGCAAAACTCAATAAACCTCTAGCATACTCTGTATTCTCTCTAAAAGTGATGCTGTTGTTTATTTTGGCTCTTACTGAGTTCTGTAATAATGCCAGAAGGTGATTTCTTGTTTCAGAGAAGATTTAAGCTTTCACCTATAAAAGCCTTCTAGTTTGACTCCTCTCCTTACAAGAATACCTTGAATTGTATTCAGGATTTTGGAGTTACATAGCCTAAAGCTGTTGctggaaatacatttattcCTGTAATCCAAGAAAGAGTTGACAGCTGTTTCCTCCTTGCAGTCCTGTAGGAACTGCTCCATGGCAGCCTCCTCTTTGTGTTCAAATAAGTGAGCTGTCATCTGCCACTAATGAAGAGACCGCAGCCTGTCTTGGCAGCTGTGGTATGTCAGGTTCTCAGGATGTCTCATCTGATTTCTCATGTGTCGAGAGGCTGAAGGCAAGCACTGGATGACTAAATTCTGGTTGGGATGGATGGTGTGGTCGTGAAGAATGTGCTGTGTTGCCTGTGAAAACACTGCAGTTTATGAACTCTAGAGAGTTTGTAAGAGAAAATCACTGTATGTTATCACCCAAATCTGTTACGGGATGAACATGGGTCTGCCTACAAATGGGGTCTAgtggccacagcagcacagacaccctctgccccagccccggaGGAGCATATTCTGACTGAGAGCCTGCCTTGATGCATCTCTTGCTGTCGTAACACCAGGCTTACACAGTACTgttaaataaagtaaaataaaataaggacCTATATGAGGAATgctggaagcagaggaaaagtaCTGAGACCTGTTCATGCGCAGTGGCCCCTTATTATCTCTCTGTCCTTCAGAGTGGTATCAGCAGAACTTTACACCAGGACTTTTAGTCCTCTGTATGGACTGACCTCACATTGTCAATCCTCTGGCCATATGAGGCGGCTTGAGGCACAGTCAATATGGCCACGTAACTAGCTCATATGTtaggtaaataaaataaaaccactatGCTGATTCTAGACCTAGTCTTGGGCAGAACTACACTTGGACACTAATTCAAGGACTGTTGCACCAAGTTTTTATGCACTGCAGATGTCTCCAGAGAGTCACGGCACTGATGAAACTCATTAGACCAAGATTCAGCCGGTTCTGAAACGAACATCCAGTAAGTCTAACCGAGCAGGTCATCAATCAGCTATGGCTAGGAGAAGGGTGGAGTCAAACTATGCTTCCGTGGAGAAAGTGTCTCAACTATGAATGTGGTTTACAGCAGTGCAAACGGGAAGgatatttcaaaaaaaaccccagcactaTACTAATTGGTTCTGCAAGTGGAACAacagaagagaagctgcagcGCTGACTGTGGGACAGACCTTCATGCTTTTTGATAGAAGTAAAGTTCCGACATTTCTGCTGTTATTGGGAATGAGAGGTGGGAGTGAGATGTCTTTTCcatgttgttttcttctgattgaaaagcattttgaacaGCAACCAGCCCCTGTTCTGGGGGAGCTTTGCAGGGACTGGGAGCTGCTTTCAATGAAACATCGAAATGCAAGGGACAAGGACACTAAATATAACTGCATCACTTATTCCATAATaatctgaaatggaaatactgtGGTCAGTCCAGTGAACCAGAAAGCCTGAGGATGCAAattcctgctaaagcaggtaGGCTCCATGCTCTGCTGACTCCTCTGCTGTTCTCTCTCTGGAAGCCCAGGGGTCACTGGGctcaaaacagtttttccttAGTCCCCTGTATATAAGCTGTCACTTTTGGCACTGGTTTGGCTCGTGTCCCACGACTGTATTGTTTTAAGCTCCCCAAGGGGCAAAGAATCAGAAGAGAAGTATTTCAGAGGAGAGTGTTTAATCGCTAGGTACCTGTCTGTCTTCTCACGTGGTAATAACTTCCACGtaggaccccccccccccccccacctcctgtGAGGTGCATATGACAGATATAATTCATTCCCTTCACTTACAGGACACTTCTTTAACATGATTTCAAGTAAGAGTCTGTCAAATGTTGCCTAGTCCTTTGGTCACCTTCTCTTTTGCCGGGAACAAGTTAATCTTTAATTTCTCACATCCTGTGATGCAATGACTCTTTTAATACAAGAAGGATGACAGCAATGCCATATAATAATAACCTGATCCTGTGCAAGAAAAATGGAACATAGCTATCAGCTTCTAGGCTTCCACTGCCTGGCTGCAGTAAGTTGCAAGCTTTCATCTACAAAGTCTGGGAATTAACACATCACAGATTGTGCTGCCCAACTATACTCGTTGTCTTTCATGTACACGATTGAGGTATTCTTACCTGATGCTATTGATGTCTCCCTTGAATTAAAGAGTTACCAAATTTTCACGATTgtattctttaaattttaaaaaaataattatgaagaGATACTGTGTTTGTCAAAACTTCCATGTGTCCTGCAATATTTCCATTATGGAGATTTAAAGTTCTTGTCACATGGAGCATAGGTACACTTCTTAGAGCTACAGTAAGCAGTGGGGATGACTTTCTCTTGAGCTGCTCTTTATACTACATCACACTGATATGTTAACAGAGGGAATGAAGCGCTGGTAGCAGTGGGAATGCAGTCCTACATCTGTAAAAACACTACTTACATAGTTTAGTAACTTAAGCACTTATACACATAAAATACATGTTCTTCGTAAGGCCTGATATGTCTGCAGTCACATTCTGTACTTCTGTTCCACTCAGCTTACCACAAAACACATCTAAACTCTTTATAGTTTTGAAGTCTAGGAGGGGACAGGATGATCTGCTTgttttgcttggggtttttttactatgtatgttttcttttcctcttgtatTGCGTGAAGATTGGTCTTTGCACTTTTCTCAGtcttcatttttgctttagTGTGAGTAACAAATGAACAGATATTTATGTTACAGACTTCAGCCATAAAACAGGTCTACATGtgtcacagcacaagcaaaactagcaggctgcaacaaggctttaacatgggtcagattctactgtccctgctgtttctccatcctccagaggccagaccaccCTATTTCACGTCTCTGCTACATCTAGGGTCTCCCTTCTCCAGACCCCCTCCCACATCTAAACTCCCTCCTCCTATgctcctcagagctatttaaccactttgcaggaaccagctacagctgcacattgtccatgtcaatcaacccactgcctacgtagcaaggccacagctgtgTATCATCAATGTTCATCAActcactgccttcattcctctacatacATGGTTTGTTGTTTGGCTTAGGGACAGTAGGGAAAGAAGGAAcctatttttattctggaaacATTTACTCTGGGAAGCAAGAGAGGTTTTACTGCCTTTTTATGTAGAAAATGTGAATTGATTCTGCTAAGAGAGCACTATTCGTAACAAGCAGCACGGCATAGGTAAGTTCATACTACTTTCAGTTCACAAACCTCTCAAGAGATGGCTCTGACAGCCAGGCTAACAACGCCATCCTTTTAGCAGACTGCACTCATAAGAAGgtgaagtttaaaaatgttaacaCCATTAAACAGTGCAAGTTTAAGACTTTTTGCTGCAAAATAGCAAAACATGAGTCATTGCTGTTCTGCAGCCAACAGTTCATCAGGGACCAGCATTCTTCATGACGGTAGGCCTAAGAGTGTTGGCAGCTTGCTATGAAATCAACCGGCCTTGCGTTATACCTCCTGGAATGCTAAGCAGAAATTTCATTATTGATGTAGCTCAAGGAAAaacctgcctccttcccccctGCCTGTGTTTGACACAAGAATTTCCTAACAACCAGTAATGGAAAAGAAGTAACATTTGACTTTTGAGTGCACAGGATCTGCAAGTTCTGGTTTGAGCTCCTGCCCTCTGAGTGCCTGTTCCATGGGACCCGCTGCAGATTAGCAGAATCTGCTCCTTTCTATCAGGTTCTGTAATTGCtcaacagaaaatgaggaagaattatttctttggCAAATATCAACCTTAAAGACCGACAGCCATGTAGTGCTACATCACTGGCCATAGTCACAGTCCTTATACAGCCGTGGTCAGTGAAAGCCTTTGATGAGACAGTGCTGGATGCAAGGACttccacacagcagctgctcctaGGCATGTGTATTTGAGGTATCTGTAGTACCCTGAGTTAAGAGTGCCTCAAAGTGGACATTCACAGTGACTGTAGTGCTTAGTAAGAACCCCTAAAAATGAATGCACTTAGAAATTTGGAGTATTAAATGCTGATgagaagaacacagaaaactaGAGGATGTCAGAAGGgtcatttttctttggtttgccTGGAGCTGTAAGAGGATATATTCATACACCTGCATCCACAGGTGGGAGGCCTCCCTGGAGAAAAGACCCCTGTGCCCTTTTGCTCAGAAAATCTGGCAAGGCTCACTTCAGTCTTTTCAAACATGTTCCAAGAGGGAGGATCTCGTGAAAGCTGTTTGTAGAAGCCTAATGACAGGAGCACTCATCCAAGATGAAGGAGATGTGCCTTCATTATATTCCAGGCTGAAAGAAAGTTACAGAAGGTTCTGGGCAGAACAAAATGTAAACTCAATGTCTTAAATTGCCAGATGGTTTCTTTGAGGACATTTATTTGAGGGCTAAAGGGGTATCTGCCCCATCTCAATTCAAATGCTGTGCCACACATCTCTCTTGTCTGAAGATTTTCCTAACTTCAGCCTTGTTAAGATCTAACAGTAGAGAACTGGTGGATGGTCCTGTTTCCTGATCTGTTGGTGGTAGTATAGTAGTCTTCACCAGCTCTGACCTAATAGGTGAGCACCTTACTGCAGAGATCTTCCTTGAACAGGATGAATTCGACATGGTTCTACAGGTGTTTTGTGGGTTGCCTGCCCAGGCTTtgagccaggctgtgccagccaCATGGTCCTGGCACTCCAGTGGATAAACTGATGGACAGTGCTTGTGTCAAGCAGAACTCAAGTCACTGATGGCACTGATGGCATGAGATGCTTAACAAAAAGTATTGAACAAATTAGTAACTTAGTAAATTAGGaaaagtggctggaaagctgcctgggggaaaaggacccaggggtgctggtggacagccggctgaacacgagccagcagtgtgcccagggggccaagaaggccgatagcatcctggcttgtatctgaaacagtgtggccagcagcacaagggcagtgattgtcctcctgtactgggcactggtgaggccccaCCTCAAATCCcgtgttcagttctgggcccctcactgcaggagggacatggaggtgccggagcgtgtccagagaagggcagcgaagctggtgaagggtctggagcacaagtcttctgaggagcagctgggggaactggggtcGCTTAGTttggaggagactcaggggagaccgtattgctctctacagctgcctgaaaggagggtgtaggcaggtgggggttcagtctcttctcccagtaacaagcgacaggacaagaggaaatggcctccaGTTGtgcagaggaggtttagattggaaattaggaaaaaattattcactgaaagggttgtcagtcattggaagaggctgcccaggaaagtggttgagtcaccatccctggaggtatttaaaaagacatgtagatgcggtgcttagggacatggcttagtggtggacttggcagtgctaggctaatggttggactcaatgatcttaaaggtctcttccaacctttCCTTCTATGAGTCCGTAATAACTGAGTAGCAACAGCTATTGAAAAACAATAAAGTTGGTAAGATACATGTACTACCATGTTACCTACATTTCAAAACCTCTTTAAATTATAGAGACTTTCTAAGTATTTCTAGAAGTCCTTGCCAGCTATTAACAGAGGTTCTTGCTGGCTGGGCTGTAAGGGAGCTACACTTCTGTGTTTATGTCATGATTCCacagcagatttcttttttttttcagggaaggaTGTGGCTGACAGATGgtacagtgaaataaaaaattacagctttcaaAACCCAGGGTTTTCTTCTGGGACAGGTAAGTTCAGACCAGGCACTGTCTTTtcaaaaatgcagcttttattttaaaaaattggctAGCCAActtgtttgatatttttaagaGATCTACCTATTtttcttaggggaaaaaaattagattttccCCAAAGTTTTATGTTAGAAACTGACAGAAGGGTAAAAGGCAACTGAGAAATGAGGAAGTAAGCAAAAGTTGTGGGGTTctttaatactgcatttttcctccaactccaaagtttttaaaaggcaacttatttttaagcaaattaaTTTGTAGAAAATATAAACTGGAATCATAtaagtatttattaaatgtattatGCTGGTGTTTACATTGATGTGAATTTTACCAAATTATATCACTCCAATCACACAGATGACTTCAGATATAATTTGGAGATGAGGAACAGGCCAGTGACTGCATATTGACACGCTGGTGTTGGATGAACATAGAACATTTTTCCTTGAACGATGGTCAAGCAAGAGATATGCCTGAGCTTGtttcagatgaagaaaataatgtctttcTTTGATGGGATTTTTCTATGCATAGAGGGAACAACTGGCAGAGCAGAACAATGCAGAGTGGACTATTACAGCTAGGCAGAAGCCTCAAAAAATGTTATTGTGAACAGTTGCACGTGCAGACACATGGGGGAGCATGAGATGGCTAAAGCAAATGTCTAACAGTCACTGGCCGAACTGCTATTCATATTGCAGGGAGTAAGGACCGTGATGTGATGTCTTTGTCAAATTTTATCAGATACTCATCAAACTATCTCTTTCATGATTCTCCTACTAGGTATTCTCATTTTGCATATATGACATGGAAATGGGAATAATAGTGTAGACCCAGATCAGATAAGGCTTTTTCAAGATAAAATCCTTTATGTAGGGTCTTTTTCGTGTCCTTAGCTTGTTCTCCTGTTAAGAGAAAGGAACAGTATTgtattgttctttctttccccacctCTCATGTGC comes from the Falco rusticolus isolate bFalRus1 chromosome 3, bFalRus1.pri, whole genome shotgun sequence genome and includes:
- the GLIPR2 gene encoding Golgi-associated plant pathogenesis-related protein 1 isoform X2, producing the protein MWFTAVQTGRIFQKKPQHYTNWFCKWNNRREAAALTVGQTFMLFDRSKVPTFLLLLGMRGKDVADRWYSEIKNYSFQNPGFSSGTGHFTAMVWKNTKKMGVGKASASDGSTFVVARYDPAGNVVNPGYYEENVLPPRK
- the GLIPR2 gene encoding Golgi-associated plant pathogenesis-related protein 1 isoform X1, with amino-acid sequence MGKSASKQFAEEVLKAHNDYRKKHGVPPLKLCKKLNRGAQQYAEELATTRVLKHSSESANGKYGENLAWASYDQTGKDVADRWYSEIKNYSFQNPGFSSGTGHFTAMVWKNTKKMGVGKASASDGSTFVVARYDPAGNVVNPGYYEENVLPPRK